Proteins encoded in a region of the Zea mays cultivar B73 chromosome 2, Zm-B73-REFERENCE-NAM-5.0, whole genome shotgun sequence genome:
- the LOC103646063 gene encoding uncharacterized protein: MECLFQPNAYLGDEVIDCYINLIKAQKHLKCRSGGRVHIENAFQFNFLKRDGDVEIKTEELYPNKYMTQICSAERRVLLYLDHDMVFIPINIRETHWYLAVIHARNMEIQVLDSLGTSQDRKDLTDSIKGLQRQIDMISQRKELKDHRWPDLQVASWPLREIDMGYAK; encoded by the exons ATGGAGTGTTTATTTCAGCCGAACGCATATTTAGGTGACGAG GTTATAGACTGTTACATAAATTtgataaaagctcaaaagcatctAAAGTGCCGATCTGGAGGTCGCGTTCACATAGAAAATGCTTTCCAGTTCAATTTCCTGAAGCGAGATGGTGATGTTGAAATTAAAACAGAAGAGCTATATCCAAATAAATACATGACACAAATATGTAGCGCTGAACGAAGGGTGTTACTTTACTTAGACCATGACATG GTGTTTATTCCGATAAACATCCGAGAGACGCACTGGTATCTTGCCGTGATCCATGcaagaaatatggagatacaagTGCTCGATTCACTTGGTACTTCACAAGATCGCAAAGACCTCACTGACTCT ATTAAAGGACTACAAAGACAAATAGATATGATATCTCAACGTAAGGAGTTAAAAGACCACAGGTGGCCAGACCTCCAAGTTGCTTCTTGGCCGCTCAGAGAAATAGACATGGGATATGCAAAGTAG